A window from Leptospira meyeri encodes these proteins:
- a CDS encoding LIC11086 family outer membrane transporter — translation MKQNLLVFILFLISFHSINSHHTGSSDSPNATARFVDPFTGKREKPTNYLVMTQDYYQSTRENSHLFTTTAFAEMNFFDGRFALNASVPWNYYQQRGREDAARIGKTYLGFKYQPFFDLDKPYFFVIEGSVGFPSGPDTDRFTGGNYYTGSGFIKLGYLYEKWSFVTKIGGLNPLSRPQPNNLQDNDGVPYYYRKPSASPPEPEYEFKKTALISGYVTYYLMPEISLFTGLLYRNPYNGVDYSKEKDKANPAYFTEASAGFSWNFSEKYNMSLAYRYPLQRDREYRLYQSAWTFAFSMEWGSD, via the coding sequence ATGAAACAAAATTTATTAGTCTTCATTCTTTTTTTAATTTCCTTTCATTCGATTAATTCGCATCACACTGGTTCGTCGGATAGTCCCAATGCAACAGCGAGATTTGTGGATCCATTTACAGGAAAACGAGAAAAGCCAACCAACTATTTGGTAATGACTCAAGATTATTACCAATCCACACGTGAAAATAGCCATCTATTCACAACCACAGCATTTGCAGAGATGAATTTTTTTGATGGAAGGTTTGCACTCAATGCTTCTGTTCCATGGAACTACTACCAACAAAGAGGAAGAGAAGATGCGGCACGAATTGGAAAAACTTATCTTGGTTTTAAATACCAACCTTTCTTTGATTTGGATAAACCTTACTTTTTTGTGATCGAAGGTTCGGTTGGTTTTCCGAGTGGTCCTGACACAGACCGGTTTACCGGTGGAAATTATTATACAGGTTCTGGATTTATCAAACTGGGATATCTGTATGAGAAGTGGTCCTTTGTAACAAAGATCGGGGGATTAAATCCTCTCTCTCGTCCCCAACCAAATAACCTGCAAGATAATGATGGTGTTCCCTATTATTATAGAAAACCATCTGCCTCTCCTCCTGAACCCGAGTATGAGTTCAAAAAAACCGCTCTCATTTCTGGATATGTGACGTATTATTTGATGCCTGAGATTTCTCTCTTTACTGGTCTCTTGTATCGTAATCCCTATAATGGCGTGGACTATTCCAAAGAAAAAGATAAAGCAAACCCGGCGTATTTTACAGAGGCGAGCGCTGGGTTTTCTTGGAATTTTTCAGAGAAATACAACATGAGTTTAGCCTATCGGTACCCGTTGCAAAGGGATCGTGAGTACAGACTCTATCAATCTGCATGGACTTTTGCCTTCTCCATGGAGTGGGGAAGCGATTGA